From Aedes albopictus strain Foshan chromosome 1, AalbF5, whole genome shotgun sequence, one genomic window encodes:
- the LOC134285167 gene encoding uncharacterized protein LOC134285167, with product MMEALKPFDTVEPSRFSLSADCSGRPSRSVPVFEIGEEGFQLAHSGKYPNNRVPSSVESRPIPSTNDDNAHAMSTHFHLPTECPANGTISSVSKRLQSSTTERTPRSMIEAPKPPDTVELSRFYSSADCSGHPSRSVPVFGIGEGGFQLARSGNLDVCDMPSSRAANRQLDPSEDRIWAYYHNVRGLRTKIDDLFLASSDCGMDIIFLTETGLDSSIDSLQLFGGDYNVFRCDRNALNSNKASFGGVLIAVAKRFPSSVVNVEHGDQLEQVCVSATIKGSRLYLASLYLPPDRSRDSRTMELHIASIRELCERSDRVLVCGDYNQPRLDWLAADCSVSVAESSSLNAASTVLLDGMDFLNLSQRNAVRNELGRTLDLVFYSVENDMEIDESAVSLLPIDSHHPPLVLSLSSTFAQPAQIERNIEVRPLDFRKIDFAIFSQFLSNRDWDDVLQCTDVDDMTMRFCGIIKDWLELNVPRKKRRFSPAWSTPLLRRLKRDRNSAQRKLRNNNTVDNKRNFKHASTVYCRLNSSLYKSHVLRVQWNLRRNPSSFWSFVNSKRKNSSILLMCDLVIERQPVLRKHVSYLQNTSHQSSNGVELATRKRSLQQVMYRRTP from the exons ATGATGGAAGCCCTCAAGCCATTCGACACAGTCGAGCCCAGCCGTTTTTCTTTAAGTGCTGATTGTTCCGGCCGTCCAAGTCGTTCCGTTCCTGTGTTCGAAATCGGCGAGGAGGGCTTCCAGCTTGCTCACTCAGGCAAGTACCCAAATAATAGAGTTCCTTCGTCCGTTGAATCCCGTCCAATTCCCAGCACAAATGATGACAACGCACACGCTATGTCTACTCACTTCCACCTTCCAACTGAATGCCCTGCGAACGGTACCATCAGCAGCGTCAGCAAACGTCTTCAGTCGTCAACAACGGAACGCACACCACGAAGCATGATAGAAGCCCCCAAGCCACCCGACACAGTCGAGCTCAGCCGCTTTTATTCATCCGCTGATTGTTCCGGCCATCCAAGTCGTTCCGTTCCTGTGTTCGGAATCGGTGAGGGGGGCTTCCAGCTTGCTCGCTCAGGCAA CTTGGATGTTTGTGATATGCCATCATCACGGGCTGCAAACCGGCAGCTTGACCCATCTGAGGATCGTATTTGGGCGTATTATCATAATGTTAGGGGTCTCCGAACCAAAATTGATGATTTGTTCCTCGCCTCTTCGGATTGCGGCATGGACATAATCTTCCTAACCGAAACTGGTCTGGATAGTAGCATCGACTCTCTTCAGCTTTTCGGAGGGGACTACAACGTTTTTCGCTGTGATCGCAACGCCCTCAATAGTAACAAAGCTAGCTTTGGTGGAGTGCTTATCGCCGTGGCAAAGCGTTTTCCTAGTTCCGTTGTGAACGTTGAACATGGTGATCAACTCGAACAAGTCTGCGTTTCAGCGACTATTAAAGGCAGTAGACTCTATCTGGCTTCTTTATATCTCCCGCCTGACCGTAGTCGGGACAGTAGAACCATGGAACTACATATCGCATCCATTAGAGAGTTGTGTGAAAGATCCGACAGAGTTTTGGTATGTGGTGACTACAATCAACCACGGTTGGATTGGTTGGCCGCTGATTGTTCGGTGAGCGTAGCCGAATCATCATCACTCAATGCTGCTAGTACGGTTCTTCTGGATGGAATGGATTTCCTCAATCTCTCTCAACGTAACGCAGTTCGGAACGAACTCGGCCGCACGCTGGATTTGGTATTCTACAGCGTGGAAAACGACATGGAAATCGACGAGTCTGCGGTTTCACTCTTGCCTATCGACAGTCACCATCCTCCTTTGGTTTTGTCACTGTCTTCGACTTTTGCACAACCAGCACAAATTGAGCGGAACATCGAAGTCCGGCCTCTTGACTTCCGTAAGATTGACTTCGCGATTTTCTCGCAATTCCTCTCTAACCGAGACTGGGACGATGTTCTTCAATGCACTGACGTAGACGACATGACCATGCGGTTTTGTGGGATTATCAAGGATTGGCTGGAATTGAATGTTCCACGTAAAAAGCGCCGTTTTTCTCCGGCGTGGAGTACTCCGTTGCTTCGAAGACTGAAACGAGATAGAAATTCGGCTCAGAGAAAACTAAGGAACAACAATACAGTCGACAATAAGCGGAACTTCAAACATGCGAGTACAGTCTATTGTAGACTCAACAGTTCATTGTATAAATCGCATGTTCTCAGAGTGCAGTGGAACTTGCGGCGCAACCCAAGCAGCTTCTGGAGTTTCGTGAACAGCAAAAGGAAAAACTCTAGTATCCTTCTAATGTGCGACTTGGTGATAGAGAGGCAACCAGTACTGCGGAAGCATGTGAGTTATTTGCAGAACACTTCGCATCAGTCTTCGAACGGAGTCGAACTAGCGACCAGGAAGCGCAGTCTGCAGCAAGTGATGTACCGCAGGACTCCATAA